In Desulfobulbaceae bacterium, the sequence TTACCAGACTCGACGATTTCAAACCTGTCACGGATGGCAGCCTGATTCTGGTTTTCACCCCCATCACTGGAGAGCCTTCAAAATTTACTATTCCGGCGCCGATCCGACCCGGCATCTTCAAAACAGATGTTGTCCTCGCTGCCCCTGGAAAATATTCACTGAAGCTTATCTCTGACGGAAAAGGGTTCGAGGATGAAATCATGGTTCCCGAAATTCATGTTTTAAATAAGGGAGAGAAACTGACCGGCCAGAATTCCGATAATGGTGGTGCAATTGCATATCTGAAAGAACAGCAATGGCTCGTTGACTTCATGGTGGCGCAACCGATCGAAAAAGACCTAAATAACTATATTAACGCCACCGGAGAACTCATGCCAATCTCCAACGCCGAAGCAACCATTTCAGCACCTCTATCGGGTATCATTTCGACAGAAAAACAATTGCCGTTCATCGGTGAAAAAGTTCGCGCAGGTGACGTGGTCACCTTGATCGATCCCCCGATCAAACTGGACGGGGGAATCGGCCAGTTGGGCGCAGCTTACGCAGGGGCAAAAAATCAGGTTGCACTTGCCAAAAAAGAGTACGACCGCGCCCAACGTCTTCATGATGCTAAAATTGCCCCTCTGAAACGGGTCGAAGAAGCAGAACTATCCCTCTCAAGTGCTCAAGCAGCCTTGGCTCCTCTCGAAAAGGCGATAACCAACATAGCAGGAGAAAGCGATGGCCAGCTTGCGGTTAGGGCACCAATAAGCGGTACGGTGGTTGAGGTTAATGCTGGAGCCGGTAAGGGAGTAGAGGCGGGGCAACCGATTCTGCGTATTGTCGACACCAGTACACTCTGGCTAAAAGCCAATATTCCCGCTACAGAAATCGGCATTGCGGACAACTCGATCAATGCCAGCTTTACGGTGACCGGTCTGGCAGGTGAATTCAAGCCGTCCCGACTGGTTTCGATCAGTGACATGCTTGATCCCCAAACACGAACACTACCGGTCCTGTTTGAAGTCCCTAATCAATCAGAGAGCCTCAAGGTTGGGCTGTTCGCTAATGTTGCCATCCGTACCGGATCTGTTGCCGAGGCGCTGACCGTGCCCAGAGATGCACTGATTGAAGAAGAGTCTCGCTGGTTTGTTTTCACCCAACCGTCAGGAGAGTCCTTCGACAGGCGAGAGGTAAAGACCGGTATCGAAGATGGCGGATTTGTTCAAATCACCGAAGGGCTGACAGGTGACGAACGGATCGTGACCCGCGGAGCCTATTATGTAAAACAGGCCGAATCAGCCGCCAAAGGTGGGGCTGACCAGGGCCATGGACATTGACCCCATCACCAAGTTCCCAAATAATAGCTTCCTTCATGACACGTTCTCACTATGCGTAAAAATGATATTCCTTCAAAATAAAAGAAAACACCTAGCAAAGGAGAGTTCTTCATGCTCGATAAAATAATCCGCCTAGCCTTGGAAAACCGGTTGATCGTCGTTGTGGCGTCCCTGCTGGTCCTGGTGGTCGGCACCTATGTAACCGTCAAGATGCCGGTGGATGTACTCCCGGACCTGACCGCCCCCACAGTTACCATTATCACTGAAGCCCACGGCATGGCCACTGAAGAAGTAGAGTCGGTTGTCACCTATCCGATAGAAAGTGCCGTTAACGGCTCAAGCGGTGTGCGCCGAGTTCGCTCCTATACTGTAGCAGGTCTTTCCACGGTATGGGTTGAGTTCACCTGGAATACCGATATTTACAAAGCTCGGCAAGTGGTTAACGAAAAACTGCAATCGTTGGCAGGAGTTCTACCAGCAGATGCGATCCCCCAACTAGCCCCAATCTCTTCAATCATGGGAGAGATCATGCATGTGGCCCTGATCAGCGACCAGCATAACACCATGGAACTGAAAGAAGTCGCCGACTTCGTGGTCCGCAAACGGCTCCTGGCAGTGCCGGGAGTATCACAAGTATCCAACATCGGTGGCGACACCCGCCAATACCAAGCGGAACTCGACCCACAACTCCTTCAGGCCTTTGGGGTCACGGTGGGTGAAGTAATCTCGGCCCTCAAGGGAGCCAATGAAAATTTTGCTGCCGGTGTCATGAAAAAATCCGGCCAAGAGTACATGATTCGAGGCGTAGGAAGAGTCCGGACAATAGCCGATCTGGAGCAAACAGTGGTAGCCTCGCGAAATGGCGTACCCGTTCTGATTCGTGATGTAGCACGGGTTGACATCGGCCCGGCTTTCAGATATGGCGACGCTTCTTCCAACGGTAAGCCCGGTGTTGTCATTTCGATCCAGAAACATCCCACGGCAAATACTCTTGAACTAACAAAACGCCTGGACGGCAAGCTCAATGAGTTGCAGAAAAGCCTTCCGGCCGGCATGATACTTGAGACCGATATTTTCCGTCAATCCGACTTCATTGAGCGGGCCATCGACAACATCACTAAAGTGCTGGCCGAAGGGGCTGTGCTGGTTATTGTTATTCTCTTCCTCTTTCTGGGCAATATCCGGACGACCCTTATTTCCATTGCCGCCATGCCGCTTTCTCTGCTGTTTGCTATCTTTGCGCTTCGAATTTTCGATATCTCCATCAACACCATGACTCTCGGTGGTATGGCCATTGCCATCGGTGTAATTGTTGACGATGCCATTATTGATGTGGAAAACGTTTTTCGACGGCTTCAGGAAAACCGTTTACTACCGGAAAGCACTCGTTCGCCAGCGCTCCAGGTAATTTTCGATGCCTCTAAGGAGATCCGGGCTTCCATTGTCAATGCCACCCTGATTATCCTCATGGTCTTTATGCCCCTTTTTTTCTTAACTGGAGTCGAAGGGCGTCTCTTGCGCCCTCTTGGCATTTCCTACATGGTCTCCATCGGGACATCCTTGATTGTCGCCCTGACCGTCACCCCTGCCCTCTGCTACTATCTGTTACCACGAGCAAAATGTCTTGAACAACAAGAAAACAGCGCCATAGTGCGCTGGCTACAAAACCTCTACCGGCCTATGCTCAACCTGGCGGTCACTCGCCCTCAACTGGTTATCGCGGGATCAGTTGTGGCCTTTGCCTTGGCAATGATTCCACTCTCCATGACCGGGCGCTCCTTTTTGCCAACGTTCAACGAAGGCGCTCTGACGGTGGTTATCGTCACCTCACCGGGGACATCCCTGGAACAATCGGCAACAATCTCCCTTCAGGTAGAAAAAACCCTCCTCAACCATCCGAACATTACAAAAACGGCCAGAAGAACAGGCCGAGGAGACATGGACGAACACGGCAAGGCGGCCAGCATGACGGAAATCGAGGCCAAACTCGACATGCAAGACCGCAAACTCAACGAGGTCATGGCGGAACTCCGAAAGGCCATGGCTGGGATGCCAGCCACTATTACCTTTGGCCAGCCGATTGGTCACAGGATCGATCACATGCTCTCTGGGACCATGGCCAATATTGCCATCAAGATTTTCGGCCCTGAGCTTTTTCGACTGCGAAGTACGGCGGAAGAGATCAGAGGCGCCATAGCCGATGTCCCCGGCCTGGCCGACCTGTCAGTTGAACAGCAGAAAGACATTCCCCAGATCCAGATCGTTCCCGACCGAGCACAAATGGCCCGGTACAATCTCACCATGTCAGGTGTCGCGGAGGCAATGGAGGCCGCCACCGCCGGCATGATTGTAACCCGCACCCTGGAAGGAGACCGAGGTTTTGATGTGGTGGTCAAGTTCCCCGATAACGCTCGCGACAGCACCAACACCATCAAAAACGTCATGATCGATACCCCTACCGGGGTCAAAATCCCCCTTTCCTCCGTAGCACAAGTCGTTTCCTCCAAGGGGCCGAACACCATCACCAGAGAGAATGCCCAACGAAAAATTGTCGTCCAGGCAAACGTAACAGGCCGCGACCTGAGGGCTGTTTTCGATGATGTCCGTAATCGCACAGAAGAGCGTGTCAAACTCCCTGATGGCTATTACGTGGAGTATGGGGGGCAGTTTGAAAGTGAAGCCGAGGCCACCAGGACAATTGGACTGCTAAGCGTGGTTTCCCTGCTCTTCATCATCCTGATCCTCTATTTTGAATTCAATTCATTTAGAGACGCTTTTCTGGTCATGGTCAATCTTCCATTAGCCTTCATCGGCGGAATAATAGCCGTGTATTCCACTTCCGGTGTAATTAGTGTCGCCTCACTCGTGGGTTTTATCACCTTATTCGGTATCGCAACGCGAAATGGCATCCTACTCATCTCACACTATAAACACCTCATGGAGGAAGAAGGAGAAACTCTGCGTGAGGCTGTGCTGCGAGGCTCGATGGAACGTCTCCGACCGGTCATCATGACAGCGCTTGCGGCAGGACTAGCACTGGTACCATTTGCAATCGCCGCAGACAAGCCTGGAAATGAAATCCTTTCCCCCTTGGCTATTGTAATTCTGGGCGGATTGCTCAGTTCAACAATTCTCAACATGGTGGTGTTACCGTCACTTTATTTAAAATTTGGCAGACCCATCGGGGGGTAAGAATTGCTGCCAACTATCTCTATATATTTCGTAACTATCCAGCAGCACCACATCTTGCGGCGATCGGCCCGGCTCACGTAGACTGGCTAAGCATCGCCGGTCCGCTTACCGCAATCTGCGGCGCTGCTGAACAGTTACAGTTACGAATAGTCACTCCTATTCCGGTAGGATCTTCCAAGTAACAAAACGCTAACTGACTGAAATAGCGTATTTTTCATTTTATAATTTTGACAGCTATTTCAGTGGAAATTGGTACCATGTTACTTGGAAAATAAAGGTCGAGCCCGCCCGGTTAGAACGCTGGATAGTTACTATATTTCTTCCTAACTCAATCCTAAATGAGAACCTCAATGACGTTTATAAAAATACTGCACCTATCCCCATTAATTATTACCAGTGGATTCTTTCTTTCCGCTTGTTCTTTCCAATCACTACCTCCTTCATCTCCAGGTTCATTGAAAGTAAAAATTACGCCAGCCATGGACGTGAAAATTACCCAAACCTCTGCCCGGCAAGATGAAAGCAACGTGATTATTAGCGGATACATCCAGCGGAATCAAGTCCATGGAAGGTTGATCCCCAAAGGGCATATTGACATCTCGATAATTGATGATCAAGGCGATACTATTCATCAAACTTCAACCAAATATTCACCGGAGATTCTTCCGAGAATACATGGGATGAAGTCAGTTTTTCACGCACAAATTCCAAAGTCAACACCTCAAGGAAGCCTTGTTGTGGTAAAATTTCACCGCGGCCCTCACAATGACTGAGGGTAACTGCAAACGATCGTTTATAACTATTCAGACTATTATAAAATAACCGCCCTCAACAAATCACAAAATAATACGCAGGAAGAGGAAGGGGAATAGACGACACAAAGCAAAGTATGTTTCGAAATCCCCCTCTTCCTACGTATTAAACCATCAACAAAACCTTACAACAATCTACCATTAACCAACCCTGAATATTCATCCAGCTTAACCAATCAATTTCAGCAGTCAACTTTATACTTGCCGGACAACAAGGTTTGACTTATCATAGTTGGGATAGATTTGACATATTTGCCGCGAACAAACACACTACCATCATCGGATCAAATAATTCTTATTAATTACAACTCGTTGGTTTGTTGAACAAAAAGAGACGGCATCCCATTTTTTTGTTTTTTTCTCCGCCACACATCCAACAGCAACCTACACAGACAGGGCTCCCACGGCCCAACACCACTAAGCCATGAAACTTCTATTTGATTTTTTCCCCATCCTGCTCTTCTTTCTTGCATATAAGGTCTTTGACATCTACGTCGCCACCGGTGTTGCGATTGCCGCCACCTTCGTTCAAGTTGCCTACTCCTGGGCCAAGACTCGCGCCGTACCACCCATGCAGTTGCTGACCCTGGTCATCATCGTTGTCTTCGGAGGACTCACGCTATATCTGCACGACGAACAATTCATTAAATGGAAACCTACCGTTATCAACTGGCTTTTTGCCTGCGGTTTTTTAGCCAGCCATTTTATCGGCGAAAAAACTGTTATTCAGAGAATGATGGGGGCCAGCATCGACCTGCCAAATCCTGTATGGCGAAGGCTTAATTTCAGCTGGGTGACTTTTTTTGTGATTATGGGCAGCGCCAACCTCTACGTCATGAGCCACTTTGACCGCGACACCTGGGTCAATTTCAAACTCTTCGGGATGCTCGGGATGACCTTTGTCTTCATGATCCTGCAGTCCATCTACCTTTCCCGCCACCTGCAGGAATCTAGTTCCCAACAGTAGCCCATGCCCACCAACGAACTCACCTCCGGACCTCTGGTCAAGATCTCCGACCTATCCTTCGCCTACAACAATAACGGAGGCCGGCGCATCCTTGATGGCATCAACATGACCATCCCGCGCGGAAAAGTTATCGCTATCATGGGCGGCAGCGGCTGTGGCAAGACTACAATTCTGCGCCTGATCGGCGGCCAGCTTCACCCGCTCCACGGTGAAGTTCGGGTGGACGGCCACATTGTCAACCAGTTGAACAGCAAACAACTCTACAAGTTGCGCCGAGAAATGGGAATGTTGTTCCAGTTCGGGGCTCTTTTTACCGACATTTCAGTCTTCGATAACGTCGCCTTTCCAATGCGAGAGCACACCAAGCTTCCGGAAGAGATGATCCGCGACCTGGTGCTGATGAAACTGAATGCAGTTGGTCTCCGCGGCGCCGCTCACCTGATGCCAAATGAACTCTCAGGCGGCATGGCACGGCGGGTGGCCTTAGCGCGAACCATTGCTCTTGACCCGAAACTTATCATGTACGACGAGCCGTTCACTGGCCTGGATCCGATCTCACTCAGCATCGTAGCCCAAATAATCCGCCGACTCAACGACGCCTTAGGAGCCAGCTCAATTATCGTAACCCATGATGTGGCATCGTCTATGAAGATTGTGGACTATATCTATTTTGTCTCCGAAGGGAGAATCGCAGCAGAGGGAACACCAGAGGAGATCCTCAAATCAGACATCCCCTTCGTCAAACAATTCGTCCAGGCTGAACCAGACGGACCCGTGCCTTTCCACTACCCGGCGATGAATTATCGAGATGAATTGCTTAACTCCCATGCCCATGTCCCTCGCTGATTTTTTTCGCTCCGTTGGCCGCCGCATCAATGACGGCATCTGGCGTCTTGGCTTCGCTTCCCGCTTCATGCTGACCATGCTGACACAGTCTGGCCTTGCCTTTCGGCGATTCCACTTGACCCTCAAAGAGGTTTATTTTACCGGCGTCCTGTCGTTGATCATCATCCTGGTTTCCGGCCTCTTTGTCGGCATGGTCCTAGGGCTACAAGGGTACAACACCTTGCAACGGTACGGTTCAAGCGAGTCACTGGGGGTCTTGGTCGCATTGTCCTTGGTCCGTGAACTTGGCCCTGTTATTTCAGGACTGCTCTTTGCCAGTCGGGCCGGCTCCGCGGTCACTGCCGAGATCGGACTGATGAAAGCCACCGAACAACTCAGCGCCATGGAGATGATGGCTGTCGATCCCATCGGTCGGGTGGTCGCCCCCCGCTTCTGGGGTGGAGTTATCGCCATGCCGCTCTTAGCCGCGCTATTTTCCGCATCCGGAATCTTTGGGGGCTACCTGGTCGGAGTCAAACTGATCGGGGTCGATGAAGGCGCGTTCTGGTCACAGATGCAATCCTCAGTCGATTTCCACGAAGACATCCTCAACGGCGTTATCAAGAGTGTTGTTTTCGGCATCCTGGTTTCAATTATCGCCGTCTTCGAGGGCTACGACTCCGTACCCACCGCCGAAGGCGTCTCCAACGCAACAACGCGAACGGTAGTCACTTCTTCGCTGGTGATCCTATTCGCTGATTTCATTTTGACCGCATTGATGTTCAGAGGAGCCTGATGAACCGAACAACGCTTGATTTATGGGTAGGATTCTTCGTCACTATCGGCATTGCCGCCTTAGTTTTTCTTTCTCTGCGGGTCGGCAACTTGGGAGGAACCTCGATCCGCAATTCATATCCATTAACAGCGGATTTCGATAATATCGGCAGCCTCAAGGTACGAGCACCGGTAAAAAGTTCAGGTGTCGTGGTCGGCAGGGTAAGC encodes:
- the mlaE gene encoding lipid asymmetry maintenance ABC transporter permease subunit MlaE, translating into MSLADFFRSVGRRINDGIWRLGFASRFMLTMLTQSGLAFRRFHLTLKEVYFTGVLSLIIILVSGLFVGMVLGLQGYNTLQRYGSSESLGVLVALSLVRELGPVISGLLFASRAGSAVTAEIGLMKATEQLSAMEMMAVDPIGRVVAPRFWGGVIAMPLLAALFSASGIFGGYLVGVKLIGVDEGAFWSQMQSSVDFHEDILNGVIKSVVFGILVSIIAVFEGYDSVPTAEGVSNATTRTVVTSSLVILFADFILTALMFRGA
- a CDS encoding efflux RND transporter periplasmic adaptor subunit, which produces MNPYITAIKHLGILLTFLFMTTGCTSNPQATAAPTGDETEAISVSTTTYSAKSELFMEYDQPLVGEEVSFLVHLTRLDDFKPVTDGSLILVFTPITGEPSKFTIPAPIRPGIFKTDVVLAAPGKYSLKLISDGKGFEDEIMVPEIHVLNKGEKLTGQNSDNGGAIAYLKEQQWLVDFMVAQPIEKDLNNYINATGELMPISNAEATISAPLSGIISTEKQLPFIGEKVRAGDVVTLIDPPIKLDGGIGQLGAAYAGAKNQVALAKKEYDRAQRLHDAKIAPLKRVEEAELSLSSAQAALAPLEKAITNIAGESDGQLAVRAPISGTVVEVNAGAGKGVEAGQPILRIVDTSTLWLKANIPATEIGIADNSINASFTVTGLAGEFKPSRLVSISDMLDPQTRTLPVLFEVPNQSESLKVGLFANVAIRTGSVAEALTVPRDALIEEESRWFVFTQPSGESFDRREVKTGIEDGGFVQITEGLTGDERIVTRGAYYVKQAESAAKGGADQGHGH
- a CDS encoding septation protein A, with the protein product MKLLFDFFPILLFFLAYKVFDIYVATGVAIAATFVQVAYSWAKTRAVPPMQLLTLVIIVVFGGLTLYLHDEQFIKWKPTVINWLFACGFLASHFIGEKTVIQRMMGASIDLPNPVWRRLNFSWVTFFVIMGSANLYVMSHFDRDTWVNFKLFGMLGMTFVFMILQSIYLSRHLQESSSQQ
- a CDS encoding efflux RND transporter permease subunit — protein: MLDKIIRLALENRLIVVVASLLVLVVGTYVTVKMPVDVLPDLTAPTVTIITEAHGMATEEVESVVTYPIESAVNGSSGVRRVRSYTVAGLSTVWVEFTWNTDIYKARQVVNEKLQSLAGVLPADAIPQLAPISSIMGEIMHVALISDQHNTMELKEVADFVVRKRLLAVPGVSQVSNIGGDTRQYQAELDPQLLQAFGVTVGEVISALKGANENFAAGVMKKSGQEYMIRGVGRVRTIADLEQTVVASRNGVPVLIRDVARVDIGPAFRYGDASSNGKPGVVISIQKHPTANTLELTKRLDGKLNELQKSLPAGMILETDIFRQSDFIERAIDNITKVLAEGAVLVIVILFLFLGNIRTTLISIAAMPLSLLFAIFALRIFDISINTMTLGGMAIAIGVIVDDAIIDVENVFRRLQENRLLPESTRSPALQVIFDASKEIRASIVNATLIILMVFMPLFFLTGVEGRLLRPLGISYMVSIGTSLIVALTVTPALCYYLLPRAKCLEQQENSAIVRWLQNLYRPMLNLAVTRPQLVIAGSVVAFALAMIPLSMTGRSFLPTFNEGALTVVIVTSPGTSLEQSATISLQVEKTLLNHPNITKTARRTGRGDMDEHGKAASMTEIEAKLDMQDRKLNEVMAELRKAMAGMPATITFGQPIGHRIDHMLSGTMANIAIKIFGPELFRLRSTAEEIRGAIADVPGLADLSVEQQKDIPQIQIVPDRAQMARYNLTMSGVAEAMEAATAGMIVTRTLEGDRGFDVVVKFPDNARDSTNTIKNVMIDTPTGVKIPLSSVAQVVSSKGPNTITRENAQRKIVVQANVTGRDLRAVFDDVRNRTEERVKLPDGYYVEYGGQFESEAEATRTIGLLSVVSLLFIILILYFEFNSFRDAFLVMVNLPLAFIGGIIAVYSTSGVISVASLVGFITLFGIATRNGILLISHYKHLMEEEGETLREAVLRGSMERLRPVIMTALAAGLALVPFAIAADKPGNEILSPLAIVILGGLLSSTILNMVVLPSLYLKFGRPIGG
- a CDS encoding ABC transporter ATP-binding protein, producing the protein MPTNELTSGPLVKISDLSFAYNNNGGRRILDGINMTIPRGKVIAIMGGSGCGKTTILRLIGGQLHPLHGEVRVDGHIVNQLNSKQLYKLRREMGMLFQFGALFTDISVFDNVAFPMREHTKLPEEMIRDLVLMKLNAVGLRGAAHLMPNELSGGMARRVALARTIALDPKLIMYDEPFTGLDPISLSIVAQIIRRLNDALGASSIIVTHDVASSMKIVDYIYFVSEGRIAAEGTPEEILKSDIPFVKQFVQAEPDGPVPFHYPAMNYRDELLNSHAHVPR